The Tripterygium wilfordii isolate XIE 37 chromosome 21, ASM1340144v1, whole genome shotgun sequence genome segment TTTTCTGGGATGTCAAGAATCCTTGGACAAAATAAACCTAAAATTGAGTTTGAGTCAGGTTGATCCAATGGACAACTTAATTAGAATTTCAGTCAAGTTGATTGAACAAAGATTAGGTTTTGTCACATTCACATATAATATTATTCCAAAAAATATGaagcatatacatatatctagaAGTTTAAATTTCGCTAAATCATATGAACTCGGAAGATTCCTAATTCGTTTTTCACTGAGAGTAATATCATTGTGGCCACTCGTTGGGTTTTGTCAAAATGAGAAACTTCCGTGCACATGAGCCTAACGGCTCAAGTTTAAGcatatatcgaatgttcaaatgacaaaatttgtatgatgtcgttattggttaaaaaagaaaaagcctcATAAGTCATCATTAAATCAATTATTTAGGTACATCACTTTCATTGTTTGGGTGTCGGCTTGGACCTATCCATCACTTGTTATATGTCTTTTTTTCATGAAAGATATCAATCTCATTTTGTACATGCAAGTTCCACTTAATTTCCCGGAAAATCAACTCCACTTCTTtaccaaataattttttttctttcaaatgtttttttaaaaatataattgtgACAACAAACTTTAAAAACACACAATAAAGAGATTAGTTTACATTTGATGCATAGACAAAAACTCTTAAAAATTTTGACGGTTTAAATATTCGTCTATATCGAATatccaaatgataaatttgtatgatatcgttggtaaaataaaaactttttaaaattcCCTTTAGAGATGGCTAGATTTGTGTAAAGgttgtttgtccaatttgatggatAATCATTATAAAGAAGCTTTTATTTGATAGATAGAAATAATGGGGCCACATATACTGTTCATTTTCGTGCCATTCTACCTTTGAATTCATTCTTTGATATATTTTGACCCTAAAATTGTCTCCACATACTTGTCACATTATATTACTTGTCCATTAGCCTAAGGTGGATATCTATCTATACAAAGGGACGTGGCTTTGCCAGGTGGATATCTATCTAGCATTTTACTGtgataatatacaaataattttcataatttgtatatagttttttttatgcATATCAATTATTTGGAAACGGAGAGGAGATTCGAAACTTAATCACCAGAGTGATACACACTATTCTTATCACTTTCAATTAACAGTGGCTCAGGGTGTATGCATATCAATTACTATTAGCTTCTTATAGTAATAAATATGTTGTTGGGCCAATGGGCCGGCCCTTGGCTTTAAGACCTAACTTATATCTGAGCCCACATAACCAGACTAAGCCCAATAGAGAAGCCCAATTTATTTTTGCAAAGGGTCGAAACTCGAAACCCCAAACGCGCAAATCCGAATTGGATCTTTCCCTTTCTTTGTCTTTGGCGGCCACTTATCAAGTCCCGTCTGTACGACTCTGCATCTTCTCCGGTGACCAACCCGACTGAGAATCCGGCGTTAGCTCGTGTTCTGGCAACTAAAACGGAAGAGTTTGAGAGAACGAATGCTCTGGTCTGACAGGTAATTTCAGATTTCTTTTCTGTTAAAAGTTAGCTGTTTTGGGATTTGTTTGTAGAGGAATCATTGACAATCTACTCTTCCTCGTACTGAAACTTAGAAAGTCTTTGTTGTGATGAGCCACAAAAGTTTAGGGTCAGAATAAAACCAGAGAAGGAACCTAAGAGAGCCGGCACTCGTAGAAAAACCAGTAGTTCCCGTGGCTTCCAGGATTGAAGTAGGATTGAACTACTTCAAGTTCTTTCCTTTCCACAGACATCCCGGTCATGACTCTTACAAGAAGAGAAGGAGGAGATGAAAGCTCACTCTGCTTATGATCATATGTTAATTGGTTATTTGGTATGATAAATCACGTCAATGTCTTTTTCCTGATATATTTAGGTTAAACTGAATTTCAGAAGCGAATGTACGTTTGGATTTTAAAGTGTTGCCAGTTGCATGTGGTCCTCTGAACTCAAAGATGTCCGAAGATCACATGGTGGATTTTGTTGGTGGTGTTCGGAAGGTAGAAGATACATGGGAGGAGCTGAGAACAGAAATTGAAACTCATGCTATCAAATGTGAAACAATTTCGAAAGATCACAAAGCAGAATCTGAAGAGGGTCCTAGCGGAAATGATTCTATTTCGAAGGATGACAATATGGAACTTGAAGATGGCGAAGAAAATGCCAAGGATGACAATATGTATCTTGAAGACGGCGAAGAAAATGCCCAGAATCGTAAAAGGAAGTTAGGCATAATGATTGATAATGGTCACTTTGCAATACCAGCCAAGATGTATAAAAGAACCGTCAGATCTTTAACTAAGCCTTCGTATTTACTTGGAGTTGGTTCCACCAATCTGCGGTGGGAGACTCGTGGTAGACTGCACCGTCTTTTGTGCAAGCTTGTGGGTCAGCACAATTGGGAAGAGGCAAGTGGTGTACTGAGCATGTTGTTGAAAGGAACGAGCAAGGAAAAATGTCCTACTATGAATCGGTTTAAGTATACGGTACAATTTCATCCCAAACCTTTTTGCATTGTCGTGTAAGGCATTCTGTAGGTGTTTATCTGGGGCACTGATTATTAATGCTTGATATAGTATTTATTATTGGGCAGATGAACCATCtgtatgtttattttatgtatgTGTGTAAGCTGAGTAGATAAGTGACCATTGCCTTTTGCTTTTTCCCTGGATTTGATTAGCTGTGTTGCTCACATGAAAACAGCTGCATCAGCACCATGTCTATTATTTTACACAGACTAAAATTTCAAGGTTTTGGAAATTGTAAGATTGAAttcctttttataatttaaaaaaggCATAGAACTGTGATAaaactttttgaaatttttttggcaCAATTTAAACAAAACCAATGATTTTTTGATACATGACAATAGTATACTTCGAgaggattttttttcccaatcttTGTGTGAAAGTTTCTATCTCAGGTCTTGCTACAATATTTCATTAGCTTTACTTAGTTTCGGCACGACTCTACATTTCTTgatttcatgcttaatttggGCTTTCTGAAGTTGTTTTGAAACTTTTCCATTTATATAATGTGAAGAATATGATTATTGAAACTCATTAAGTACGTTCCCAATATATATAGATGTCATTGGAGCTTCTTAAGCGTATAGAAGGTGACGATATCAACCCAACAAGGATCAagcacatatatgatatatggaTGAGAAAGATTCGATCTAAAAAGGATCAGCCAATACAGGTATACCACAAGCactttcttttagttttttactttatttatggTCAATTTTTCCTTGTTTGCTTCTAATATAACTGTCAACATTTGGCCTCTTACTGAGGGTTTCTTTCATTGTGTGATGATGTGGGCAATTCCTATAAACAAGGATGGTTGTTAAAGGGAGAAGGCTCTATGCAGGAATAACTGAAAACTGGGATTAGCAAACTTTGGGGGTTCTGTGAAAAGAAAGTAAACTAATAGAAGAGTTGGTAATGTTTAGGATGAGGATTTTActatgaaaagaaaataagcaaGGAAGAAAACAATCGCACTGCAGTTTTTGGGACTGCAGAAAGAGTAAGATTTTGTGGACGAGATGCTTCTTTTTTATGTAGAAAGACCACATCTATGTTTTATGAGGATTTTATCATGTACTCTATTAGAAATAGAGATGGTATGATATGGTTAGAAGGCCATATACATGGACATATGTGTATTTATTAAGTGCATACTGCAATCTGCACAGATGCAAATGCCTAGTTACAACTGGCTGCAAAGTTGCACAGCCTGAATCTTGGCTTGGAAATAGTGGACTAACCTGACTTTATACTGTTCAATATTTCTATATGCATTATgtatctctttcttcatttaatGACTTTTACTTATTGAACAGGATAGATTTCTTGTTCATATGGAGTTCATCCTTTTTTGTCTTGCACAAGGAAATGTTGAGGAAGCACATCATGCTGCTTTAAGGTATTATTCGGCCTTTTCGCTTTgattaataattttttcagcCTTTTCGCTTTAATGTGAGCTTTGAGACTTTTATTTCCGAggtttttgttggtttttttttctttgatggtaTTTTGAGGATTTTTAAGAAATTAGGTTTGTTTGTCTAATGTAGAAACTTTTGAACTCCAATCTAAATCTTTAATATCCCTTCACATGGAATTCTCAAAGCAAATCATGTCAGAGGTTTGTGTAGTTTTGTCTTGGCTGTGTGTATTGCTTCAGTGAGTGACGAACTTCTTTCAATAGTAAGTCTTATCAAATCTGCCTTGCTGTATTTAGCCTAGTTAGGTGCTCATCTGGTCTTTTGTGCTGACAACTTTCAGTCATGAAACTATGCATATTGGTGTCTTGCCTTAAAGTCGTGCTACTTGGTTAAGATATAAGTAATCtaaatgtttttgttttctttatctgCATATCCCTCTATGCTCATTAGTCATTAAGCAGTTTTTGGAACTTAATGGCTCTGTGATTGGTGGCTCTTAGTGATCAGAAGTAAGCTAGGCAATTTTTTGGGCTTGCTTCAACCATGTTTAAATAAGataaatgaaatatttacaGTTAGTAGGGAAATAATTATtgcatttcaagttttcatgattttgttaaTGATGTAGTTTTACCTTCCTTGAGGAGGAAAACTATTTTTTTGTCTTCATCTGAACCATaataattttggttttttttttttttttttttctcagtatGGTGCAAGAGAATGAATTTAGGAGTTACCCAATGTCATACATGATGATAGGCTTGACATCCTGTCAGATGTGGTATTCCAGTATGCCAGAAGAGATGCGGTGCAAAGATTCAGACCAGATTGATGCCTCCTTGCAAAACATCTCAGAAGTGATATTCAGCGACCAAATTGTTGGCACAGAGAATCATGAAGCACTTGGTAGTCATGAAGCTGGTGCGTCCGTTCAATATGATTCGGATACATCTGTCAGGATTCATAAAGAAATACCCGAGAAGGCTGAGAGTTACCAACACGGAGAAGCTTCTGTGGAGGATGATGTTCAGCTGCATAGAGAGAATAGCCCACAAGTCTTCCAAACGCAGGACATCGATGTTAATTCTGATGAGGAAGGGGCCCTTTCTGATAATGATGTTGGTCATGTGCATGATGATTCTGTCTTCTACGCCCTTGGTCAGTCCCTTACATTTCGCTTATATTATCTTGGTGTTGATTTATTATCTGCCTGTAAAATTTGTTCTTTTCTACAATTGTCTTGACTCAGCTTATGAGTGCATATCACCGAATATCTTTTGGAAGTAGGCAGGAGTCCATGTTGCTGCATCATGAACATCATACCTGATGTTTGGGGCTTATTCAAA includes the following:
- the LOC119988979 gene encoding uncharacterized protein LOC119988979, which translates into the protein MSEDHMVDFVGGVRKVEDTWEELRTEIETHAIKCETISKDHKAESEEGPSGNDSISKDDNMELEDGEENAKDDNMYLEDGEENAQNRKRKLGIMIDNGHFAIPAKMYKRTVRSLTKPSYLLGVGSTNLRWETRGRLHRLLCKLVGQHNWEEASGVLSMLLKGTSKEKCPTMNRFKYTMSLELLKRIEGDDINPTRIKHIYDIWMRKIRSKKDQPIQDRFLVHMEFILFCLAQGNVEEAHHAALSMVQENEFRSYPMSYMMIGLTSCQMWYSSMPEEMRCKDSDQIDASLQNISEVIFSDQIVGTENHEALGSHEAGASVQYDSDTSVRIHKEIPEKAESYQHGEASVEDDVQLHRENSPQVFQTQDIDVNSDEEGALSDNDVGHVHDDSVFYALGRLDSWLLPLRFPHSNEITEDFIYMHLRNLNDHYKNAVKYLRLALHSTPPVLAALLPLIQLLLIGGQVDKALNELEEICGNSDIALPFRLRVSILECFDRKDYVMLSTSLENILKRDPTCSHTVAKLVLMHRKGDYGLESLLEMIALHLDATFAECNTWREFAICFLKLTQYEEDRMSGCLNEDGMKRQNYSACYNRFPKVFLEHKARKAWRFRCRWWLTRHFSKSILKSEIEAGDLQLLAYKAACATHMYGQKHDYVVKTYSHLENEKNMDLFQFLQMHMECSTGLYPNLQRGSK